A region of Pyxidicoccus parkwaysis DNA encodes the following proteins:
- a CDS encoding nucleotidyltransferase domain-containing protein: protein MKGTLKEHERVVADRVLDEESAKREHLVIALSGAHAYGFPSPDSDLDLKSIHVAPTAVLLGLQPKHITAERLQVIDGVEVDYSSNELQGVLQGILQGNGNYIERVLGAICVRTSPELEGLKPHVRAVLSRRVHRHYRGFAHGQLREWEKTAFKSAKKLLYVLRTTLTGTHALRTGVIETDVTELLDLYGFSEAYALVEQKTRGEKSELPDELSQKWRAEVSRSFEVLDAALAESVLPEDPPGKAVDALEAWMLDLRRRRFEIERAS from the coding sequence ATGAAGGGCACGCTGAAGGAACATGAGCGCGTGGTGGCGGACCGGGTGCTCGACGAGGAGTCGGCGAAGCGCGAGCACCTCGTCATCGCCCTGTCCGGGGCCCACGCGTATGGCTTTCCCTCGCCGGACAGTGATTTGGATTTGAAGTCCATCCACGTGGCACCCACGGCGGTGCTGCTCGGCCTCCAGCCGAAGCACATCACCGCCGAGCGGCTCCAGGTCATCGACGGCGTGGAGGTGGACTACTCGTCCAACGAACTGCAGGGAGTGCTCCAGGGCATCCTGCAAGGCAATGGCAACTACATCGAGCGGGTGCTGGGCGCCATCTGCGTGCGCACCTCGCCGGAGCTGGAGGGGCTGAAGCCTCACGTGCGCGCCGTGCTGTCGCGGCGCGTGCACCGGCACTACCGGGGCTTCGCCCACGGCCAGTTGCGCGAGTGGGAGAAGACGGCCTTCAAGTCCGCGAAGAAGCTCCTCTACGTCCTGCGCACCACGCTCACGGGCACGCACGCGCTGCGCACGGGAGTCATCGAGACGGACGTCACCGAGCTGCTGGACCTGTATGGCTTCTCGGAGGCGTATGCGCTGGTGGAGCAGAAGACGCGCGGCGAGAAGAGCGAGCTGCCCGACGAGCTGAGCCAGAAGTGGCGCGCGGAGGTGTCGCGCTCCTTCGAGGTGCTCGACGCGGCCCTGGCGGAGTCCGTGCTGCCGGAGGACCCGCCCGGCAAGGCCGTGGACGCGCTGGAGGCGTGGATGCTGGACCTGCGCCGGCGGCGGTTCGAAATAGAGAGGGCGTCATGA
- a CDS encoding DNA polymerase beta superfamily protein yields the protein MSDSPTDSPRTGAGRIRGLEQVDRLSVPLPHGTEVTTRVERMATGGRRIPQGVVGRVVRAHDGGFDVQIVGVGEVWFARDELVPRRMGQVNFARRREAAWSALTPCVVLETRVGSHAWGLANENSDVDVRGVFSLPLPWTFGLVEAPMDLVSADGSTTYWEVRKTVEQALRADPNTLETLFVPGAKANDVLGEWLLAEREAFVSRAIFGSFGRYAMSQLDKLTRSQRLAEHRDLLLEWLCEEPAPDLDEVAKRLAAVSPRSAPSQQDALLASKTYVKQLYRSLWDQGLLTANDFAALTAYARGGGQRPPSARELRPKNAYNLLRLVATATGWLREGAPTFEASGTLKARLLDIKAGRVPLEDVLRDAEAMAPDLEAAHRESKLPEHPDYERADRLLRRVGDEVARRWVLKEPGPLGRDAPEAPAMEWREPE from the coding sequence ATGAGTGATTCTCCGACGGATTCCCCGCGCACGGGCGCCGGACGCATCCGTGGCCTGGAGCAGGTGGACCGGCTGTCCGTCCCCCTTCCACACGGCACCGAGGTGACCACGCGCGTGGAGCGCATGGCCACGGGCGGGCGCCGGATTCCCCAAGGCGTGGTGGGCCGCGTCGTGCGGGCCCATGACGGCGGCTTCGACGTACAGATTGTCGGCGTGGGCGAGGTGTGGTTCGCCCGCGACGAACTGGTGCCCCGGCGCATGGGGCAGGTGAACTTCGCCCGCCGCCGCGAGGCCGCGTGGAGCGCGCTGACGCCCTGCGTGGTGCTGGAGACGCGCGTGGGCAGCCACGCGTGGGGCCTGGCCAACGAGAACTCGGACGTGGACGTGCGCGGCGTCTTCTCGCTGCCGCTGCCGTGGACCTTCGGCCTCGTCGAGGCGCCGATGGACCTGGTCAGCGCCGACGGCAGCACCACCTACTGGGAGGTGCGCAAGACGGTCGAGCAGGCGCTGCGCGCGGACCCCAACACGCTGGAGACGCTGTTCGTCCCCGGCGCGAAGGCGAACGACGTGCTCGGCGAGTGGCTGCTCGCGGAGCGCGAGGCCTTCGTGTCCAGGGCCATCTTCGGCAGCTTCGGCCGCTATGCCATGAGCCAGCTCGACAAGCTCACCCGCAGCCAGCGGCTGGCCGAGCACCGCGACCTCCTCCTGGAGTGGCTGTGCGAGGAGCCCGCGCCGGACCTGGACGAGGTGGCGAAGCGGCTGGCCGCCGTGTCTCCCCGAAGCGCGCCCTCGCAGCAGGACGCGCTGCTGGCGTCGAAGACCTACGTGAAGCAGCTCTACCGCTCGCTGTGGGACCAGGGCCTGCTCACGGCCAACGACTTCGCGGCGCTCACCGCGTATGCGCGCGGCGGCGGACAGCGGCCTCCGTCCGCGCGCGAGCTGCGGCCGAAGAACGCGTACAACCTGCTCCGGCTGGTGGCCACGGCCACGGGCTGGCTGCGGGAGGGCGCGCCCACGTTCGAGGCGTCGGGCACGCTGAAGGCGCGGCTGTTGGACATCAAGGCGGGCCGCGTGCCGCTGGAGGACGTGCTGCGGGACGCGGAGGCCATGGCGCCGGACCTTGAAGCCGCGCACCGGGAGAGCAAGCTGCCGGAGCACCCCGACTACGAGCGGGCGGACCGGCTGTTGCGCCGTGTGGGGGACGAGGTGGCGCGGCGCTGGGTGCTGAAGGAGCCCGGTCCGCTGGGCAGGGACGCGCCGGAGGCTCCGGCCATGGAGTGGAGGGAACCGGAATGA
- the gor gene encoding glutathione-disulfide reductase gives MARYDFDLFTIGGGSGGVASSRRAGSYGARVALCEDRDLGGTCVHRGCVPKKLLVYGSHFHEDFQDAAGYGWTVPEPTFDWAKLRDAKDKETARLGGVYARLLRDSGVTVVEGRGRLVDPHTVEVAGKRYTAERILVATGSRPYLPPDVTGIEHALTSDDALSFPSLPKRLAIVGGGYIGVELAGVFHGLGSKVTVILRGPSVLNGFDGDVRAVLTEEMRKKGIEVLVDTFIRDIEKRADGGVSLMTRSGETVEADAVLYATGRVPNSSGLGLEEAGVKVDARGAVMVDEWSRTSVEHIFAVGDVTDRLNLTPVAIAEGRALAETLFHDNPMKMDHTNVPSAVFSQPPVGCVGLSEFEARERHGKVDIYVASFKPMKHTLSGRNERTMMKLVVERSTQKVLGCHMVGADAPEIIQGLAVAVKCGATKAQFDATVGIHPTAAEEFVTMRDKRPDPEAALAAERGHDAGVTGAH, from the coding sequence ATGGCCCGTTACGACTTCGACCTGTTCACCATCGGCGGAGGCTCCGGAGGCGTCGCGTCCAGCCGCCGGGCGGGCTCCTACGGTGCGCGCGTGGCGCTGTGCGAGGACCGGGATTTGGGCGGCACCTGCGTGCACCGGGGCTGCGTGCCCAAGAAGCTGTTGGTGTACGGCTCGCACTTCCACGAGGACTTCCAGGACGCGGCCGGCTACGGGTGGACGGTGCCGGAGCCCACGTTCGACTGGGCGAAGCTGCGCGACGCGAAGGACAAGGAGACGGCGCGGCTGGGCGGCGTGTACGCGCGCCTGCTGCGCGACTCGGGCGTGACGGTGGTGGAGGGGCGCGGGCGGCTGGTGGACCCGCACACCGTGGAGGTGGCCGGCAAGCGCTACACGGCCGAGCGCATCCTCGTGGCCACGGGCTCGCGCCCGTACCTGCCGCCGGACGTGACGGGCATCGAGCATGCGCTCACCTCGGACGACGCGCTGTCCTTCCCGTCCCTGCCCAAGCGGCTGGCCATCGTCGGCGGCGGGTACATCGGCGTGGAGCTGGCGGGCGTGTTCCACGGGCTGGGCTCCAAGGTGACGGTCATCCTCCGCGGGCCCTCGGTGCTCAACGGCTTCGACGGGGACGTGCGCGCGGTGCTCACGGAGGAGATGCGGAAGAAGGGCATCGAGGTGCTGGTGGACACCTTCATCCGCGACATCGAGAAGCGCGCGGACGGCGGAGTGAGCCTGATGACGAGGTCGGGCGAGACGGTGGAGGCGGACGCGGTGCTGTACGCCACGGGCCGCGTGCCCAACTCGAGCGGCCTGGGCCTGGAGGAGGCGGGCGTGAAGGTCGACGCGCGCGGCGCCGTCATGGTGGACGAGTGGTCCCGCACCTCGGTGGAGCACATCTTCGCGGTGGGCGACGTGACGGACCGGCTCAACCTCACGCCGGTGGCCATCGCGGAGGGCCGCGCGCTGGCGGAGACGCTGTTCCACGACAACCCGATGAAGATGGACCACACCAACGTGCCCTCCGCCGTCTTCAGTCAGCCGCCGGTGGGGTGCGTGGGGCTGTCTGAGTTCGAGGCGCGCGAGCGGCACGGGAAGGTGGACATCTACGTCGCCAGCTTCAAGCCGATGAAGCACACGCTCAGCGGACGCAACGAGCGGACGATGATGAAGCTGGTGGTGGAGCGCTCGACGCAGAAGGTGCTGGGCTGCCACATGGTGGGGGCGGACGCGCCGGAAATCATTCAAGGGCTCGCGGTGGCGGTGAAGTGCGGGGCCACCAAGGCGCAGTTCGACGCCACCGTGGGCATCCACCCCACGGCGGCGGAGGAGTTCGTCACCATGCGCGACAAGCGGCCGGACCCCGAGGCGGCGCTGGCCGCCGAGCGCGGGCACGACGCGGGAGTGACGGGCGCGCACTGA
- a CDS encoding response regulator, translating into MSDLASSAHSAVFEHSRDAVLVLDSAQRILEVNRAAERFFGPRAGLVGSLVAQVLPGWRPPESRGTADAPQETELAGQRPGGGGTAYYLRVLTVALTGPEGGWVLQLQDMTGRLEVEASIRQQKEFFEAVVRNSPVAIVTITRQFRVLSWNPEAERLFGFTPQEALGRHIFELVATDQTVLPDAERASREVVARGRVHSVTRRVRKDGSVLDVELLALPVSVGGRQLGFIAIYHDITDLQRARKAAEAANQAKSLFLATMSHEIRTPMNAIIGMTGLLLDTALSEEQRDFVSTIRQSSEALLTLLNDVLDFSKIEAGRFETELHPFDLRLCVESVLDLLAVRASEKGLDLGCDIAPHVPQMLVGDASRLRQVLLNLVGNALKFTEQGGAVVAVDAVRPPGASSDAPWELTFSVQDTGPGIPAEMRAGLFQPFNQLDASVSRRFGGTGLGLAISKRLVEAMGGRIWVDTEAERGTGTTFRFSLSAHAAAQQPAVHLLPEQPLLQGRRVLIVDDNAINRRLLGRQLQSWGLDFVETSSGAEALASLQAGARFDVALIDHQMPGLDGPALAARIRQWGDMRTLPLLLLTSPSRRGITPEGLFSGVLSRPVKASQLHDALMACFSHDVAKQAHAARVERAPPRRAPFPGERPGDRLPLDILLVEDNPTNQKLALLVLEKLGYRAQVAFNGVEAVKAVSQQRFDVVFMDLQMPEMDGLEATRRIRADVPPHAQPWIIAMTANAMDSDRDQCFAAGMDDFLGKPIRVEALAASLLRCQPRRSEAVTRRPAPPPAEPPPPPVGEMPEAVRIPGLEPSALARLWRELGAQSGAILPELIETALHSMPALLDDAYTALGRGRMDDLGRAAHTLKSNAAWFGATALEAQCRDIELRADSGTMEGMAERLERCKAELEGTRRLLAQLRERIMALPPRD; encoded by the coding sequence GTGTCCGACCTGGCGTCCAGCGCACATTCCGCCGTGTTCGAGCACTCGCGTGACGCGGTGCTCGTGCTCGACTCAGCGCAGCGCATCCTCGAGGTGAACCGCGCCGCGGAGCGGTTCTTCGGGCCGCGCGCCGGGCTCGTGGGCAGCCTCGTGGCCCAGGTCCTCCCCGGGTGGCGCCCGCCCGAGTCGCGTGGGACTGCTGACGCACCGCAAGAGACGGAGCTCGCGGGCCAGCGCCCCGGCGGCGGGGGCACCGCGTACTACCTGCGCGTGCTGACGGTGGCGCTGACGGGCCCGGAAGGGGGCTGGGTCCTCCAGCTCCAGGACATGACGGGGCGCCTGGAGGTGGAGGCCTCCATCCGCCAGCAGAAGGAGTTCTTCGAGGCGGTGGTGCGCAACAGCCCCGTCGCCATCGTCACCATCACCCGCCAGTTCCGCGTGCTGTCGTGGAACCCGGAGGCGGAGCGGCTCTTCGGCTTCACCCCGCAGGAGGCGCTGGGCCGGCACATCTTCGAGCTGGTCGCCACGGACCAGACGGTGCTCCCGGACGCGGAGCGGGCCAGCCGCGAGGTCGTGGCGCGGGGCCGCGTCCACTCCGTCACCCGGCGCGTGCGCAAGGACGGCAGCGTGTTGGACGTGGAGCTGCTCGCGCTGCCGGTGTCCGTGGGCGGACGGCAGCTCGGCTTCATCGCCATCTACCACGACATCACCGACCTGCAGCGCGCGCGCAAGGCCGCCGAGGCCGCCAATCAGGCCAAGAGCCTCTTCCTGGCCACGATGAGCCACGAAATCCGCACGCCGATGAACGCCATCATCGGCATGACGGGCCTGCTGCTCGACACCGCGCTCTCCGAGGAGCAGCGCGACTTCGTCTCCACCATCCGCCAGAGCAGCGAGGCCCTCCTCACGCTGCTCAACGACGTGCTGGACTTCTCCAAGATTGAAGCCGGCCGCTTCGAGACGGAGCTGCACCCGTTCGACCTGCGCCTGTGCGTGGAGTCGGTGCTGGACCTGCTCGCGGTGCGCGCCAGCGAGAAGGGCCTGGATTTGGGCTGTGACATCGCCCCGCACGTGCCGCAGATGCTGGTGGGCGACGCGTCGCGCCTGCGCCAGGTGCTGCTCAACCTGGTGGGCAACGCGCTCAAGTTCACGGAGCAGGGCGGCGCGGTGGTGGCGGTGGACGCGGTGCGGCCTCCCGGGGCGTCGTCGGACGCGCCGTGGGAGCTGACCTTCTCCGTGCAGGACACCGGGCCCGGCATCCCCGCGGAGATGCGGGCGGGGCTCTTCCAGCCCTTCAACCAGCTCGACGCGTCCGTGTCCCGGCGCTTCGGCGGCACGGGGCTGGGGCTGGCCATCTCCAAGCGGCTGGTGGAGGCCATGGGCGGCCGCATCTGGGTGGACACCGAGGCCGAGCGCGGCACCGGCACCACCTTCCGCTTCTCGCTCAGCGCGCACGCCGCCGCGCAGCAGCCCGCCGTGCACCTGCTGCCGGAGCAGCCCCTGCTGCAGGGGCGGCGCGTGCTCATCGTCGACGACAACGCCATCAACCGGCGCCTGCTGGGGCGGCAGCTCCAGTCGTGGGGGCTGGACTTCGTGGAGACGTCTTCCGGCGCGGAGGCCCTGGCGAGCCTCCAGGCCGGCGCGCGCTTCGACGTGGCCCTCATCGACCACCAGATGCCGGGGCTGGACGGGCCGGCGCTGGCGGCGCGCATCCGCCAGTGGGGCGACATGCGCACGCTGCCGCTCCTGCTGCTCACCTCGCCCAGCCGCCGGGGCATCACACCCGAGGGCCTGTTCTCCGGCGTGCTGTCCCGCCCGGTGAAGGCCTCGCAGCTCCACGACGCGCTGATGGCGTGCTTCTCCCATGACGTGGCGAAGCAGGCGCACGCGGCCCGTGTGGAACGCGCCCCGCCGCGCCGGGCGCCCTTCCCCGGAGAGCGCCCCGGAGACCGGCTGCCGCTGGACATCCTCCTGGTGGAGGACAACCCCACCAACCAGAAGCTGGCGCTGCTGGTGCTGGAGAAGCTGGGCTACCGCGCGCAGGTGGCCTTCAACGGCGTGGAGGCGGTGAAGGCCGTCTCGCAGCAGCGCTTCGACGTCGTCTTCATGGACCTCCAGATGCCGGAGATGGACGGCCTGGAGGCCACCCGCCGCATCCGCGCCGACGTGCCGCCGCACGCGCAGCCCTGGATTATCGCCATGACGGCCAACGCGATGGACTCGGACAGGGACCAGTGCTTCGCGGCGGGCATGGACGACTTCCTGGGCAAACCCATCCGCGTGGAGGCGCTGGCCGCGTCGCTGCTGCGCTGCCAGCCGCGCCGCTCCGAGGCCGTCACCCGCCGGCCCGCCCCGCCCCCGGCGGAGCCGCCGCCTCCGCCCGTGGGTGAGATGCCCGAGGCGGTGCGCATCCCCGGCCTGGAGCCCTCCGCGCTCGCGCGCCTGTGGCGGGAGCTGGGCGCGCAGTCCGGGGCCATCCTCCCGGAGCTCATCGAGACGGCCCTGCACAGCATGCCGGCCCTGCTGGACGACGCGTACACCGCGCTGGGCCGGGGGCGGATGGACGACCTGGGCCGGGCGGCGCACACGCTCAAGTCCAACGCGGCGTGGTTCGGCGCCACGGCGCTGGAGGCGCAGTGCCGCGACATCGAGCTGCGCGCCGACTCGGGCACCATGGAGGGCATGGCGGAGCGGCTGGAGCGCTGCAAGGCGGAGCTGGAAGGCACGCGCCGCCTGCTGGCGCAGCTTCGCGAGCGCATCATGGCGCTGCCTCCCCGGGACTGA
- a CDS encoding EF-hand domain-containing protein, with amino-acid sequence MATKSRKTSAAKKSSRRAPTAKKVATKKAGAKKSAAKKGAAKKATAKKATAKKSTAKKTPVKKAGAAKKAGAAKKAGTAKKAAATRTAGAAKKAAVTRTAGAAKKAAATRTAGAAKTAAATKPASARKPSAPAARTRKAAAPAAPPPPAVSEPTPEAAPTPPSEERATAESERPATGSPFVEQVETSSAGIQPLAPEHAAVDELTSSGNELLDIFQRYDRNRTGSIERAEFARLLEALGQPVNDEELEIAVDSVDTERTGKISWKAFKAWWTSR; translated from the coding sequence ATGGCAACGAAGTCCCGCAAGACGAGTGCTGCGAAGAAGTCATCCCGGCGCGCCCCCACCGCGAAGAAGGTGGCCACGAAGAAGGCTGGCGCGAAGAAGTCTGCCGCGAAGAAAGGCGCGGCGAAGAAGGCAACCGCGAAGAAGGCAACCGCGAAGAAGTCGACCGCGAAGAAGACCCCCGTGAAGAAGGCTGGCGCGGCGAAGAAGGCTGGCGCGGCGAAGAAGGCTGGCACCGCGAAGAAGGCCGCCGCGACCAGGACGGCCGGCGCCGCGAAGAAGGCCGCCGTGACCAGGACGGCCGGCGCCGCGAAGAAGGCCGCCGCGACCAGGACGGCCGGCGCCGCGAAGACGGCCGCCGCGACGAAGCCCGCGAGCGCCAGGAAGCCGTCCGCGCCCGCCGCTCGCACTCGGAAGGCCGCGGCCCCCGCCGCTCCGCCGCCCCCCGCGGTGAGCGAACCGACGCCGGAAGCCGCGCCCACGCCCCCGAGCGAGGAGCGCGCCACCGCCGAGAGCGAGCGCCCCGCCACGGGCTCTCCGTTCGTGGAGCAGGTGGAGACCTCGTCCGCCGGCATCCAGCCGCTCGCGCCCGAGCACGCGGCGGTGGACGAGCTGACCAGCTCCGGCAACGAGCTGCTCGACATCTTCCAGCGCTATGACCGCAACCGCACCGGCTCCATCGAACGCGCCGAGTTCGCCCGGCTGCTGGAGGCGCTCGGCCAGCCCGTCAACGACGAGGAGCTGGAAATCGCCGTCGACTCCGTCGACACCGAGCGCACCGGGAAGATTTCCTGGAAGGCCTTCAAGGCCTGGTGGACCAGCCGCTAG
- a CDS encoding DUF4833 domain-containing protein has translation MRQRDWTWSGICLAVLLAQAPVFAGPPPSGTPPAKPPEARDADSAFFITRSTNKNQVHYGVRVDGDCKPQGPQPVHAYWRMLEKGEKNVEPLLGREGPAYGLAEAQQVESLPHGWRVHIHLRAWPERAIDLDVFRENDHCAARAFTLMEGKVAQIERIFVKAAFPSGVEYVLLSGTGPDGRSVREVIKK, from the coding sequence GTGCGACAGAGGGACTGGACGTGGTCTGGCATCTGCCTGGCGGTGCTGCTCGCCCAAGCGCCCGTGTTCGCGGGGCCTCCGCCCTCGGGGACACCGCCCGCGAAGCCCCCCGAGGCCCGCGACGCGGACTCCGCCTTCTTCATCACTCGGAGCACCAACAAGAACCAGGTCCACTACGGCGTCCGCGTGGACGGGGACTGCAAGCCCCAGGGGCCGCAGCCGGTGCATGCCTACTGGCGGATGCTGGAGAAGGGCGAGAAGAACGTCGAGCCGCTGCTCGGCCGGGAAGGCCCCGCCTACGGGCTCGCCGAGGCGCAGCAGGTGGAGTCCCTGCCCCATGGCTGGCGCGTCCACATCCACCTGCGGGCCTGGCCGGAGCGGGCCATCGACCTGGACGTCTTCCGCGAGAATGACCACTGCGCCGCCCGGGCCTTCACCCTCATGGAGGGCAAGGTGGCCCAAATCGAGCGCATCTTCGTGAAGGCGGCCTTCCCCAGCGGCGTCGAGTACGTGCTGCTCAGCGGCACCGGGCCGGATGGCCGCTCCGTCCGCGAGGTCATCAAGAAGTAG
- a CDS encoding RIO1 family regulatory kinase/ATPase domain-containing protein: protein MNDSLETLLADGIIEAVIGQLKTGKEAEVWLVQHAGEVVAAKLYKERHERNFRNNAGYREGREVRNSRTRRAIEKGSRFGQASAEDAWKSAESDSLYKLHAQGVRVPTPVIFYEGILLMELVLDAHGHPAPRLVEAPPATPEDAHALYLDLRAQVVNMLCADLIHGDLSPYNILMSWQGATIIDFPQTVAAARNNRAEFYFRRDLDNVRNFLAGIAPWLYDMAGDTGEIWNAYVRRELTPDFTPKGNFREAPRRNGGQGRGAKGPRDGRQGFNPERAGDTGHPRGFRAEPVVEPAPVVVQSTMTPEEAAEAELRELEALVLKQGGGERGKPQAAPPPRGGRNRFGGGRSNGGRPPSGGNGGARTQNNGPRAANGAQASGGGARGGNGRPANEQRPAGAPNEQRAGGNRGTRFNEQSASGNPGAPSNGQRGNGNPGARFNEQRGNGNPGARLNEQRAGTHPDARFNEQRAGTNPDARFNEQRAGTHPDARINEQRAGGNPGAPSNGQRGNGNPGTRPNERGGSNRGARVNGQRGGDTAARFGEQRPRDNGTPAWNEPLDGAAPVQSSPVNDSRATDGRPSGNEPRSGGNGRPPRNEQRPGRNGRPPRNDVQAGGNGFNPPGEPRGGNTPRVERRGGPGRAQPVVETRPTPAGVSPGSSNTLREPRPAGTGNGQGSRPPRQGPNRGGPRPQRGQGPQVSFVARPASSSDPGPHETGS, encoded by the coding sequence ATGAATGACTCACTAGAGACTCTCCTCGCCGACGGCATCATCGAGGCCGTCATCGGCCAGTTGAAGACGGGCAAGGAGGCGGAGGTTTGGCTGGTCCAGCACGCGGGCGAGGTGGTGGCGGCCAAGCTGTACAAGGAGCGCCACGAGCGCAACTTCCGCAACAACGCGGGCTACCGCGAGGGGCGCGAGGTTCGCAACTCCCGCACGCGCCGGGCCATCGAGAAGGGCAGCCGCTTCGGACAGGCCTCCGCCGAGGACGCGTGGAAGAGCGCGGAGTCGGACTCGCTCTACAAGCTGCACGCCCAGGGCGTGCGGGTGCCCACGCCGGTGATTTTCTACGAGGGCATCCTGCTGATGGAGCTGGTGCTCGACGCGCACGGGCACCCCGCCCCACGGCTGGTGGAGGCCCCGCCGGCCACGCCCGAGGACGCGCACGCGCTCTACCTGGACCTGAGGGCCCAGGTGGTGAACATGCTCTGCGCGGACCTCATCCACGGAGACCTGTCGCCGTACAACATCCTGATGAGCTGGCAGGGCGCCACCATCATCGACTTCCCGCAAACGGTGGCGGCGGCGCGCAACAACCGCGCGGAGTTCTACTTCCGGCGCGACCTGGACAACGTCCGCAACTTCCTCGCGGGCATCGCTCCGTGGCTGTACGACATGGCGGGCGACACGGGTGAAATCTGGAATGCCTACGTGCGGCGGGAGCTGACGCCGGACTTCACGCCGAAGGGCAACTTCCGCGAGGCGCCGCGCCGCAACGGTGGGCAGGGCCGGGGTGCCAAGGGTCCGCGTGACGGGCGCCAGGGTTTCAACCCGGAGCGCGCCGGGGACACCGGGCACCCTCGGGGCTTCCGCGCGGAGCCGGTGGTGGAGCCGGCGCCGGTGGTGGTGCAGTCCACGATGACGCCGGAGGAGGCCGCGGAGGCGGAGCTGCGCGAGCTGGAGGCCCTGGTGCTGAAGCAGGGCGGCGGCGAGCGTGGCAAGCCCCAGGCGGCGCCTCCGCCGCGCGGGGGACGGAACCGCTTCGGCGGTGGTCGGTCCAACGGTGGGCGCCCGCCCTCGGGTGGGAACGGCGGCGCACGGACGCAGAACAACGGGCCGCGCGCGGCGAATGGCGCGCAGGCTTCCGGCGGTGGGGCTCGGGGTGGCAACGGGCGCCCCGCGAACGAGCAGCGCCCTGCGGGTGCGCCGAACGAGCAGCGCGCCGGTGGCAACCGGGGCACGCGGTTCAACGAGCAGAGCGCGAGTGGCAATCCGGGAGCACCGAGCAACGGGCAGCGCGGCAACGGCAATCCGGGCGCGCGGTTCAACGAGCAGCGCGGCAACGGCAACCCGGGCGCACGGCTCAACGAGCAGCGTGCGGGCACCCATCCGGACGCGCGGTTCAACGAGCAGCGTGCGGGCACCAATCCGGACGCGCGGTTCAACGAGCAGCGTGCGGGCACCCATCCGGACGCGCGAATCAACGAGCAGCGCGCGGGTGGCAATCCGGGCGCACCAAGCAACGGGCAGCGCGGCAACGGCAACCCGGGCACGCGACCCAACGAGCGCGGCGGAAGCAACCGGGGCGCACGCGTCAACGGGCAGCGCGGCGGAGACACTGCCGCGCGCTTCGGTGAACAACGCCCGCGTGACAACGGAACGCCCGCGTGGAACGAGCCACTAGACGGCGCCGCGCCGGTGCAGTCGTCGCCCGTGAATGACTCGCGCGCGACGGACGGCCGTCCCAGCGGGAACGAGCCGCGCTCCGGTGGCAACGGACGTCCGCCCCGGAACGAGCAGCGCCCTGGACGCAATGGCCGTCCGCCCCGGAATGACGTGCAGGCAGGAGGCAACGGCTTCAATCCGCCGGGCGAGCCGCGCGGTGGGAACACGCCGCGCGTCGAGCGGCGCGGAGGCCCAGGCCGCGCGCAGCCCGTGGTGGAGACGCGGCCGACGCCGGCAGGAGTCTCCCCGGGCTCCTCCAACACCCTGCGCGAGCCGCGTCCGGCGGGCACAGGCAACGGCCAGGGCTCGAGGCCGCCGAGGCAGGGCCCGAACCGCGGAGGTCCCCGGCCCCAGAGAGGCCAGGGCCCCCAGGTCAGCT